In Deltaproteobacteria bacterium, the following are encoded in one genomic region:
- the gltX gene encoding glutamate--tRNA ligase codes for MTVRTRFAPSPSGYLHIGGARTALFNYLFARHHGGRFVLRIEDTDAERSTPESIQAILDALAWLHLDWDEGPIHQSARLDLYRARAETLLATGRAYRCWCTAEELDARRRAALAAGRRPAYDRTCRDLAAPPAGRTASVLRFRTPLEGETVVDDEVKGRVVFQNVDLDDFVIVRSDGAPLFIFCGVVDDAEMAITHIIRGDDHLANTPRQILLYRALGASPPRFAHVPLILGLDRARLSKRHGATSVLAYRDLGYLPDAVVNYLARLGWSHGDQELFTRAELIEHFTLENVGKAAGIFNPEKLEWVNFQYMKAMPPADLAGLVVPFLERAGLPVPADRAWLVRVVETLRERAKTLVELADFCRFYLVDTVELDPKAAAKHLTPEIGPVLDDLIGRLAALPRWDAGALESAFQATLAAHGLALGKLAQPVRVAVTGGTVSPGIYEVLDVLGRERALARLRAARARLGASNAVPP; via the coding sequence ATGACCGTGCGGACGCGCTTCGCGCCGAGTCCCAGCGGCTACCTCCACATCGGCGGCGCCCGCACGGCGCTCTTCAACTACCTCTTCGCGCGACACCACGGCGGACGCTTCGTCCTTCGCATCGAGGACACCGATGCGGAGCGCTCGACCCCCGAATCGATCCAGGCGATCCTCGACGCCCTCGCCTGGCTCCATCTCGACTGGGACGAGGGACCCATCCACCAGAGCGCCCGGCTGGACCTCTACCGCGCGCGCGCCGAAACACTGCTCGCCACCGGTCGGGCCTACCGGTGCTGGTGCACGGCCGAGGAGCTCGACGCGCGCCGGCGGGCGGCCCTCGCCGCCGGCCGCCGGCCGGCCTACGACCGCACCTGCCGGGATCTCGCCGCGCCACCGGCGGGCCGGACCGCTTCGGTGCTGCGCTTCCGCACGCCCCTCGAGGGCGAGACCGTGGTCGACGACGAGGTGAAGGGCCGCGTCGTCTTCCAGAACGTCGACCTGGACGATTTCGTCATCGTCCGCTCCGACGGCGCGCCCCTCTTCATCTTCTGCGGCGTCGTGGACGACGCCGAGATGGCGATCACGCACATCATCCGCGGCGACGACCATCTGGCGAACACCCCGCGCCAGATTCTCCTCTATCGTGCGCTCGGCGCGAGTCCGCCCCGCTTCGCCCACGTTCCCCTGATCCTCGGGCTCGACCGGGCCCGGCTCTCCAAGCGTCACGGCGCCACCTCAGTCCTTGCCTATCGCGATCTCGGCTACCTGCCCGACGCCGTGGTCAACTATCTGGCCCGCCTCGGCTGGTCGCATGGCGACCAGGAGCTCTTCACGCGCGCCGAGCTGATCGAGCACTTCACCCTGGAGAACGTCGGCAAGGCGGCCGGGATCTTTAATCCCGAGAAGCTCGAGTGGGTGAACTTCCAGTACATGAAGGCGATGCCGCCGGCCGACCTGGCGGGGCTGGTGGTGCCGTTCCTCGAACGGGCCGGGCTGCCGGTGCCCGCCGACCGGGCCTGGCTCGTGCGGGTCGTCGAGACGCTCCGCGAGCGGGCCAAGACGCTCGTCGAGCTCGCCGACTTCTGCCGCTTCTACCTCGTCGACACGGTCGAGCTGGACCCGAAGGCCGCCGCCAAGCACCTCACTCCGGAGATCGGACCCGTTCTCGACGACCTCATCGGCCGTCTGGCCGCCCTGCCCCGCTGGGACGCCGGTGCGCTCGAGAGCGCCTTCCAAGCGACGCTCGCCGCGCACGGCCTGGCGCTCGGGAAGCTTGCCCAGCCCGTGCGCGTCGCGGTGACCGGCGGCACCGTCAGCCCGGGCATCTACGAAGTCCTCGACGTGCTCGGCCGTGAACGCGCGCTCGCGCGGCTGCGCGCGGCGCGCGCGCGCCTGGGTGCGTCGAACGCCGTTCCGCCTTGA